GAAAATATaagaaaattatcttttattgttCATTGGATTATGTTTCATGTGAATCTTGCAAATTCCAAATCGAAGATTCGGCGAACTTGTGATACTTTTGTCTTACAAATCTGAAATCTCtaacttgaaacttttctagaaaCATGATTATGATACATATAGTTTTATACGTGcaaattagataatgataagttgtTTTATCTGCTTTAAGCGTGATCATATGATACAGGTGCATGAGGAAACAACAACGTAAAACATTATCGTAACAGGTTCTATCAACCTGTAAAAGTATAGTCTGAACAAAATGAACACAGATAATCTTCACAAGCACAGTAAACAACAAGATGCTTAAATAACATCATCTGATCGAGCCTGCAAAGTTCAGTAGCAGAACTTACCTGTTATATTCTTGTCCCTTGGAACATCCACTAACAATGCAGGACCTGTTTAAAAATCAACAATCATTAGCAGAACCAGCAGAAGAAAGCATAAAATGTTATTGCAATTTTATACATACCCGATAAGCATCAACGGTGTGAAATATAATTGCATAAATGTCACAACGGAAATGTAATAAGCATGCAAATTTTAAGTATCAGGATCTATAGAATTAGGGGAGAAATATTGCTTCTGATTTATAGCTATTATAACCCTGAGTCACCAACTGATTCCTCTTGATTAACTTTTTCTAGATGATGCCCTGCTTAAAACCATAGCTGCCAAACATAATGTCTGCCCTTCTCAAAGAGCATCAATTTATTTCTTTCAAGATATCTCCACTTCTTTCCCATCTTTTTCCTTTCAAAATAACACTAATCATCTTATTTCTGTGTGTTCGGAAATGGAATCAAAGCTCCACGGAGGGAACTAATTAAACAGATAAGAAACCACATGACATAAGATTAGAAGCAAAAAAAATCGAGAGAAAATTATATAAGAATGGATATGatggcaagagaagataaatgaaATCAGAGCTATTGCAAGACCATTGAGGACTTCAAGGTCGAGGGTGTCGACGTCGAAGCCGGCCTCGAAGTAATGCTGGAAGACATGGCCGGGGGCATCGACATGGGTGCCGGAGTGGGTGCCCATCTTCATCTCGGAGTTGTTGGCGAGGGAGCCGTTCTTCATGGAGCGGGGGAAACACAGGAACTGGCCCAGCCCCTCGTCCGTCTCCCACGACGGCATGTCCTCCCTGTACGCGTGCGTGATGTCCAGGATCCGGCCCCCGTCGTACTCCTCCCTCCTGATCACCACCAGCTCCTCCTCGCCGCCGCCCACCCCGCACGCCGCTGCCTCCTCCTCGTAGGCCGGGTGGGCGGAGGAGGCGGCGGCACCCGTGGCGGCGAGGAAAAGAATCTGGACCAGAAGCATCAGTCCCACGATCTTTGCCATTCTTGGTATAACTGGTAAGTTTGGGACTGCAGATCACCACTCAGAAGAAGAGGAGGGAGCTGCGACCAGTGCGTGAGGGATGACGCCAAGAATGGCTGAACCTGGTGCCCAATAAGCGTTGGAACAACGCTTTTTTTTATTCGCGGCCGGCAACGTTTCGGAACGAGTACGCCTCCTGTTAGGATACGACCGTCATCGACCGCTTGTTTGGACTTAGAGGGTCATCGATGACGTGTGTGGGTGTATAGGTGTGTGGATCCTAAGGGTTGAGTTGTTCTTTCGTGCGAAAGCATGATTGATCTCTTTTCACAGCGTCGACGGTTCACATTGTACGAATCTCGAAACAACTATTGTGCGATCCAACGATGGATTCACGTAAAGAAAGGAGAATTCTTCCTTTGCGCGAAAGATACCTTTCACAACGCAGATCCAGGTTTAAGAGCCAAAAGTACACACttgcttctttaaaaaaaaataaaaatgtatgAAATTTGAAGGGTTTAATGAAATTTCTATAGCTATCAAGATTCTTATGGAAAAGGACCACAAAAAAATTGAAGGCCAAAGGCAAAACCTAATAATCTTTATACAAAATAGATGGAGATATTTAGATCCTGTTTGGTTAAGCTTTTAGAGTgtcagaaaatattttttgactcTCAAAAAGTACTTTAGAGTGATACAGTGATGTTTGGTAAAAATATCCAAAAGTTGTTTTGATTTTGTCGGAAAGCTGAAAAAATCcacttgaaaaaaattatattttgaaatttttttcaaaaatattttctaactAATGTCGGGAAGCTGTTTTGGCTTTGTCCAAAGCACTTTATCAAAATGATTATCAAACAACAAATAGCTTTTTGTAAAAGTTctactttcaaaagcttcaaaagTTCTATTACCAACAGCAATTCCAAACAGAGCCTTAGCTATTGAGTTTTATACAGGACAATAATTTTTAACTTGAGAGATAATAGAAAATATTCTTTCCTTCCTCCCcacactttctttttttttctttttgttttttctcgAAAACAGAAGATCTCCTTCTTTCCCATGTTAagagaaatttttattttggagggattTGAAAATATTCCTTCCACCTTTCTTTTCGATGTTCACAGACCAACTGTCGCGCTCTAAATCTAGCATCTGAATAGGATATGTGATGGCTGCACACTCCATAGAACaaggccctaaagaatatgcaagaccttCTTTCacattcaaaaataatatatcaaatccaaCTCAAACAGTAGTAGTAAAAGTAAATCTCTAACATTAATTTCTCATTATAATCaagatcaatatttttttcataaataaattaagtaaatATTCTTTAAGATCCTATGCTTCTCACTATTCGGTCCCAAGCCACACATAATcttctgaatctgaaaaaaaatagaaaagagagggTGAGCTTTATGGACTCAATAAGTTATCAATATCTCTGAAAGATCAagtataattaattattaaaatataataatttaacagtaatatataacaatataatttttcttcaaaatataTCATACCTATcagtaaaaatttcaaaaatcttctCTTAGTCTTTGGTGACTACGGCTACGATCAACCTTGTGACAAAGTTTGAAAGATATtagccttcaaaaaaaaaatatatgatgcatcaaCGTGTGCCAGCGATCAATTTCGATTGGCTAGATCTAAAAGAAACTAGCTCTATTCACATGGCCACGATTAGTCCCATGATAAGGCAAATAGATTAGTTCTAAAATACATACATATGACGTATTAGTATGTGCCAACGATCTGCCCCAACTGATGAGGTCTGAAAGAATTAGCTCCGTTAGCAATCAACCCCAACTTTGTAGGCTCGGAAGAAATATATTTCTGACATATAGCCAACGATCAGTCCTGTTGGCTAAATCCAATCATAATCTAACTAAAgagtttttatcataattttatcgTAACCATATAACCCcacttattttcaaaataatatcaaatcaaattttttacatattattttttgaaataagagaataatttttattcaaaattcatgcaagaataaacataaataatcttatttttataaatcatgtaacattaaaataaaaaaattatctcattttaAATCTGTAATTATGCTGAGATAACATCATACTTGATCcaatattttgaattatttttcatacataaatacatactttcaaactatttgatttttaaatattttaataatttttatgtataaaaattaatttttaaatacataaatatacattaaaaattcaaagataaaaagaaaCTTACAGTCAGTCAAAttcaaaaatcatgatttttgatacatggctAATTCTCATATTTGTGCTTCTTCTGATCAAGATCAAAGCCCTCGATCAGATCTATTTCATTAATTAAGAAAAATTAGACTAATCAGACTCGATCAGTagatgtacaaaaaaaaataatcaagattcgatCTATTTGATCTGACTCAACTAActtgaaaaagagagagatgctTAGTCTAGATCGTGATTTAGATTGGATCACGAGATGAATCTAACCGTCTCAGATTGATctaaatccaatcagattagggttcGATCAAGAGAACGAtttcaaaaagataaatttttcctTTGatgtctcttctttttttttgtttcttcattttttcttttttgctttcttttcttttttctttcctccctttttcttctctctctctctctctttctgtcctttattttctttcattctttcttCCCAAACGGAATGGGGGTTTCACTAAAGGGAGGGCATAGGCAAGGAGGAGATGGGGTTGATGGTGCTGGTGGTGCGGCGGTGGTTAAAGGCGGCGATCTGACGGATAGTAATAGGGGAGccgagaaagaagaaaaggaagaaggatTTTTGGGGTAATAGCGACACGATTGCGGTACTTCAGTGACTATCGAAGGCGAggaagaagggagagggaggTGGGGAAGCTTCGATGATGGTAATCGATTAAGAGAGGAGGGGTTTTAAAGAGAAAGATTGGGAAGGAATAGGTTTGATTATCTTTGGATAAAGTCGGGTCTCACCAGCGTATCCCATCCAAATACCCTTTGGCCGCTTCCCCATTGATGTACAGCACCCATCCGACCACTTTTGCGGCCTTATCCTCATCCATGGCATGAGATCGAGCAGGAGATTAAGGTTTCCTATTCCGATAtcttctcctcttcattttttttgaaaatttatgatgaaatcagCATGCCTTGCCGACTTTACTTGAACCAGGTCCAATTAGATCGGTtcttacattctccccccttacAAAAATTTCAATctcaaaatttgaaaaatttagatcttcaaAAGTTAAAAATGCTCAACCCAAATCTTACATGTACCAATTTATTCCGACATAGCATTTTTGCTAAATTGAATACATGATCGCATTACTAAAATGCTCGCAAGCAATTTAACCCCTGAAGTCAACCATAATACTTATGCACATTTCAATACCAAAGCATAGAATCTTCCCAAGAATACTTCATAATTCAGCACttcatatcaaataaatatttttttttgatgtataatCAAAGATCTTATCTCTTCTCGACCAAAATTAGTGTGAACAAAAGTTTTCtattatatttaagattaagatataGATTAATAAGATCAGCACTAATGACGTGAATGCTCGTTCATTCAAGATTGAGTTAGGATCAATTAAACACAAAAACCTTACAACAAGatctattattaaaattaattgtatTTGGAATAAAGCTTGAAATGAATTCGGCACAAACACTATGATGAAGTTTTGATTCTACAAAAGATAATGACCTATCTTGATCAAATCTTCAAATGACTATGAAAGGAATCATGATTATGTAGTAATGGCTTTAGGCAATAAAGatctataataattatataaataatcccagaattgaatcataaaaattaaatataagaagataaaatattgataTCATGATTCTCATATTTGCACtattatatgattaaaatattaacttctaaattt
Above is a genomic segment from Elaeis guineensis isolate ETL-2024a chromosome 1, EG11, whole genome shotgun sequence containing:
- the LOC105060987 gene encoding cyclase-like protein 3 isoform X1; amino-acid sequence: MAKIVGLMLLVQILFLAATGAAASSAHPAYEEEAAACGVGGGEEELVVIRREEYDGGRILDITHAYREDMPSWETDEGLGQFLCFPRSMKNGSLANNSEMKMGTHSGTHVDAPGHVFQHYFEAGFDVDTLDLEVLNGPALLVDVPRDKNITAEVMESLHIPKGVRRVLFRTLNTDRKLMWKKEYHTDYVGFMKDGAQWLVDNTDIKLVGVDYLSVAAYADLIPSHLVFLKSREIILVEALKLDNVKPGIYSLHCLPLRLLGAEGSPIRCILIK
- the LOC105060987 gene encoding cyclase-like protein 3 isoform X2; translated protein: MAKIVGLMLLVQILFLAATGAAASSAHPAYEEEAAACGVGGGEEELVVIRREEYDGGRILDITHAYREDMPSWETDEGLGQFLCFPRSMKNGSLANNSEMKMGTHSGTHVDAPGHVFQHYFEAGFDVDTLDLEVLNGPALLVDVPRDKNITAEVMESLHIPKGVRRVLFRTLNTDRKLMWKKEYHTDYVGFMKDGAQWLVDNTDIKLVGVDYLSVAAYADLIPSHLVFLKSRDQLCWLFSGNHPCGSLKTR